The sequence TGGCCGCCTTCGTGCGGCGCCTGGGGCCCGAGGGCCGGCGGCTCGTGCGGCGCGGGGACCCGGCGGCCTTCCGCGCGCTGGTGGCTCAGTGCCTGGTGTGCGTGCCCTGGGATGCGCagccgccccccgccgccccgtcCTTCCGCCAGGTGGGCTGCCCCCGGGGACGCCGGCCGGGCCCGCgggcgcgggggtgggggtgggggggtgggggaggccgcGCCTGCGCCCCCGGCCACTTAGGAGCCCTCGCCCGCAGGTGTCCTGCCTGAAAGAGCTGGTGGCCAGGGTGGTGCAGAGGCTCTGCGAGCGCGGCGCCAGGAACGTGCTGGCCTTCGGCTTCGCGCTGCTGGACGGGGCCCGCGGCGGGCCGCCCGTGGCCTTCACGACCAGCGTGCGCCGCTACCTGCCCAACACGGTGACGGACACGCTGCGCGGCAGCGGCGCCTGGGGGCTGCTGCTGCGCCGCCTGGGCGACGACGTGCTCACCCACCTGCTGGCGCGCTGCGCGCTCTACCTGCTGGTCCCCCCCAGCTGCGCCTACCAGGTGTGCGGGCCGCCTCTCTATGACCTCTGCCCGGCCGGCGCGGCCGGCACACGCCCCGGCCTCGCGCTCCCGCGCCGGGCCTGGGACGGCGGCCACGCGGAGGCCGGGGCACCCCGGGAGCGGCCGGCGCAGGGCGCGAGGCGGCGTCCAGGCAGCGCGGGGGCACGTCCGCCTCCAGCCAAGAGGCGCAGGCGCGGCCTGGGTCCCGAGCGGGGTCCCGAAGGGCAGGCGCCCGGGCCCCGGCCTTGCGCCGAGACCAAGCAGTTCCTCTACGGCTCGGGCAGCAGAGAGCGGCTGCGCCGCTCCTTCCTGCTCTGCTCCCTGCCCGCCAGCCTGGCGGGGGCCCGGAGGCTCGTGGAGACCATCTTTCTGGGCTCCAAGGCCCGGCCGCCgggggcccgccgcggggcgcgCCGCCTGCCCGCGCGCTACTGGCGGATGAGGCCCCTGTTCCGCGAGCTGCTCGAGAACCACGCGCGGTGCCCCTACGGCGCGCTGCTCCGGGCGCACTGCCCGCTGCGGGCCCGCGTCTCCCCGGCCGCGCCGCGCGGGCAGGGCAGCCCCGAGGGCCCGGCAGCGCCGCCCGAGGCGGACGCGGGCTCGCGGCGCCTGCTCCAGCTGCTGCGGCAGCACAGCAGCGCCTGGCAGGTGTACGGCCTCCTGCGGGCCTGCCTGCGCCGGCTGGTGCCCGCCGGCCTCTGGGGCTCCCGGCACAACGAGCGCCGCTTCCTGAGGACGGTGAAGAAGCTGCTGTCCCTGGGCAAGCACGGCAAGCTCTCGCCGCAGGAGCTGACCTGGAAGATGAAGGTGCAGGACTGTGCCTGGCTGCGCGGGAGCTCAGGTGAGCGGCCGGGCCTGGGCCTCGAGGGCGGCGGGgccttcgccgtgcctccccggggggcagggggctgtCGGGGCGCTCCATCCAGTTGTCTGCTTCCGACCCCTCTGCGTCCAGTCTGCGTAACGCTGCCGACCTTCGTGGACTCAGGCAggacctgggggctgggaggggggagagcggGTGCGACGCCGGGGCGAGGGCTGCGCCGACAGACGGGGGTACCCGCAGGGCCTGTGAGCGGGCCTGCGGTCGCTCCTTATCCCTTTTTGCCTTCAAGGCTTGTTGCCGTGACGTGGTGCCCCGCTGACAGAAAGGGGGGCTGGGCCGAGAGCCCCGTTCTCGGGGGTCGGGAGGCAAGGCTCCTGGGTTCGCGGCTGGGTCTGGTCCGCCCGCACGCAGGTCCAGATGCCACTCTAACTGCGCGTCCGCTGGGCCGGGGCCAGGGAGGCGTGACGAGACCGTGTCCTTGAACGCGGCCCCAGGGTCACCAGGGGAGAGAGGAGCAGCGGGACTTTCTGCGAAGCGGGGCCTGcggtgccccccgccccctggtTTTCTGGGTTTGATGTTGGGGTTCCTCTGGCCCAGCCACCATTAGCCCTGCCTCCTCAGCACCCCCTTGTGAGGGCGGAGCCGGGAGTGAGagggcccgcccccgccccgctccccctGTGTTTGAGCCCCCCCCCAGATGATCGCAGCTTCTAGAAGGAAGGCCTCTGCGAGAGCCCGGTGAGCCCCCCCCACCATGCACGTGGCCGTCCCCTGGGGGCGGGGCCCCAAAGGTCACGTCTGTGATCGGGGCGGGGGCACGCCCCCTCCGGCTCCCGCGAGACCGCGGGTCAGGGGATGCGGACAGTCAGGGTGACCTTCCAGCAGCTTGGTTtaaaaagaggttttttttaattgtgggaaAAGCTGACGTAGCGTGAGAGCTACGCTCTTAACAAATAAACGCTGGAGGGGATAGCGCCGCGCTGCCCGGGGTGCGGCAGACCCCCAGAGCCCTGGCGTCTGGCGTGCCTTGCACCCCCGCCCGGCAGCACCCTGCGCGTGGGACGCCGTGGATGGGCCTCCGGGAGGCGGGCTCCGTGGGCCAGGCCCTCACCTGACCCCTTGTGCCGGTGGGCCCAGCCCGCTTGTGGAACGAGGCTGCGACGTCTGTGCTCTCACCCTGGTTTCAGACGGGGTCCCCGTGCCCCTCGAGCCGCAGGCACGGAGGAGGTGGTGTTTTCCCAGGCGACGGCGCCCCAGCCCCTGGACCTCACGCACCTTGCTCACCCGAGCTGTGCGCCTGGCCATTTGCTCCTTTCCGTGGCCTGAGCCACGCCTCCTGTGCGCTGCTGAATGAATGCTGCTCTGAACCTCGGCTCTCCGAGGtcacctctctccccctcccctgccggAACGCCCCTTCCTCCGCGCCAGCCAGGCGCTCCGTCCGCAGCTCCAGGCTCCCCTGCCTCTGTCGAGCCAGGCTTGGCCACTGTCCGGCCCGCCACTCTGCCCTCTGACACCTGTCAGCTCCCTGATCCCCCATCCTGGAGCCGGGCCACCGGGCTGTGCACGTATGGGGCCGCGTGTTCCTGGAGACGTCACCAGAAGGGTCCCCGCTCGCCGCCTCAGCCTCCGGTCGCCCCCTCCTGTCCGACGTCCGAACGCAGTCGCTTTTCCCGAGCTGCGGGGGGAGCGGGACCCCCGCCCCGCTGAGCCCTGTGGACCCGAGGGGTGGCTGCGGCGTCTCAGCGCGGCTGTGGCCTCTCGggatctccccacctcccccctcctcgggcccccgccgccccttcctgcctcccccccagccccgtgACAGCCGCCCCGTGTCTGTATCAGCCGCTTGTCAGTGTTTCCTGTTTCTCCCGTGACTTCTCCTGTGATCTTGGAGTTATTTGGacgtttattttttattttcaaatgtgtgactgtttttgtttttatctttaatatttatttatttatcttggctgcgcggggtcttcattgtggcacgtggggtctaAAATGCGCACTCTTAGCTGCGGCGTGTGTGGGGGATGTAGTTCCCGAGCAGGGGTGGaagccaggccccctgcgttgggagcgcgGAGTCGTGCCTGCTGGGCCACCAGGGGTGTCCCCCGTGTGGCCTTTTGCTGTTGATGGCTCCGCCTCAGCCATGTATGGGTCCGTAGGACCGCGGTGGCCTGGAGCCCGGGGAGACTGGCTTGGACCTGTGTGTGGCGTTTGCACTGATGGTTCCCGTGTGTTCGCTGGCCAGGGTGGTGTGGTCACCACATCAGGTGCCGTTCAAGACGTGTGTCCTTCCAGACGCTGCGATGCTGAGGGTGCAGCCCCGGGGGCGGGTGTGTCCTTTCCTTCCCGTCCTGACGTCTGCATAGTGGGTGGTGGTAGCTGCAGGCACGTCTTCCTCTTCCTCGGAAGTCTAATGGCTCTTTTTACCGTGAAGTCTCTTCACCTGCCTCCCCGTTGGTTAGTATTTTCCGATTGCGTCATTTACGTTATTTAGTTTTTATCTTCAGCCTGTTGGTGCCCTGTGGGGGTTCGTAGGTTAGGAGTCTCATCCACGACACGGAGCTGACGTCTTGTGTTTATTTTCAGTCTCGGCTGACAGTCGTTGCCGCTTACCCGGCGTGatttatttccatctttctgtGCGGGTAGGCGCGTCTGGGTACCTTTTCATCCTCCCAATTTGTCCGCCTTTCCGTGTCCTTGTTTCTCGTTTCCGAGGTGCGTTTCCTCAcgtgtgcacacgcgtgtgcaGGCGTTGGTCGTGCCTCTGGGGCTGGCTTTGTGTCTCCGCTGCCCCGCTTGGGGGGGTTACCTGTGAGCCGTGTGAGGGCCTCGCGTGTCAGGATCAGATCCCACTGGAGCCGTCTCCTCCACGAGCCCAGATGTGTCCCGAGGGAGACGCTGTCGTGACGGTTCCTACGTCAGTGTGATGTAGTTCCAGCCTCGCTGCTCCTCTGCTCGCTCACTGTTCTCCGGCCCCAGACCTGCCCCCGGGGCCCCTTTCTCGTCCTCTGGGTTTCCTTCATGCCGGTTGCGGGTGGTAGAGCCCCAGCTCTGTCTGTGCTGAGGCCCCTGTGGCAGCCTGGGGACAGCTGCACCTCTGCTTGAGGTGCTTCCAGGTGCACCGAATAAAGCGCAGAGGACCCCAGGGGCCCGTCTCGGCCCGCGGCCGTGTCCGGAGCCTGCCCCGTCGGGCATCCCTCAGCGTGCGGCCGCCTCTGCTCGCCTGTCAAGGTCAGCCTGGAAAACCCCAGGCAGTTCTGGCTCTCGCAGCCCAGGGGCGATGCTGGAAGTGTGCAGACCGGCCCCGAGCGCGTCCCCGTGTAGAGCAGTCTCCACCTCCTCCGGCCGCGTGGAAACGGGACAAATGATGAGGCTTCACGTCGTTGCTGCCCAGTACGAATGTAACGTGAGCTGCGTACGTCATTTAAGGTTTTCCAGTAGCCAcagcaagaaagtgaaaaagaaaaggtgaagCTAGTCTAAAAGCGTTTTTAGTCGAAGCCTGGTGATCCCGTGTCATCACTTTAACACGTAATCGGGGAGGCGTCGTTGCCAAGATGCCGGCGTTCTCCTCTGCCCGAGACTCCGAGCTGCGGCGCGTGGGCAGCCATCCAGGCCCGCGGCGGCCGTGGCGGACAGCGTGCGGGGCGAGCGCcggcctctctcctcccaggggctcGCTGCATCCCGGCCGCCGAGCACCGTCTGCGCGAGGCTGTCCTGGGCAGGTTCCTGTGCTGGCTGATGGGTGTGTACGTGGTGGAGCTGCTCAGGGCCTTCTTCTATGTCACGGAGACCACGTTCCAGAAGAACCGGCTCCTCTTCTTCCGGAAGCGCATCTGGAGCCAGCTGCAGCACATCGGCGTCAGGTACGGCCGTCGGGCCGGGCCTCTTCCTGCCTGGGCCCCGCCCTGGCATGGACTCCGGAAGCCCCATGCTTACCGGAAAGCCAGGGGCTTGAGCTGGGTGGTCTGCGGAGTCTGGAAGGCGTCTGTCTGGATGGAGACAGCACGGGCGGGCTGCCTGCTTCTCCCTGGCACGCGGGCCCAGGGCTGTTTGAGCCGCGCGGAGCAGAGAGGCCTGTGTCCCGGGATGCAGCCCCTCCTGTTCGGCGCCGCGCAGCGGGCAGAGGTGTGGTGTGAACAGGCGTTCCGGGGCTGAGTGGCCGCGGGGCGGCCCTGACGTCTGCCTCAGGTGTTCTCCGACTGTCTTGTGCCCACTCTGAAGGACTGGGCAGATGTCAGGTGGGTGGGGACCCGGCCGGGGCGGTGTGACAGCCTGAAAGACATGGGCCGGGCCTGGCCGAGGCGCCCAGTGCCAGACGACTCGGCTGCGCACCTGGGCCAGAGCGTGGCCTGCGTCGGGATGTCTGTGGGGGGAGCCAGGCCGGCGTCCCTGCGCGCGGGTGCTGGGGCCTGTGTCCTCCTGGGTCTGGGGGAGCTCTGCAGGCCCTCGTCGTGGGTCTGCGTGAAGGCGCTCTGTTTAAGTGTGTCATGGCCTGTGACCCAAAGGGGCCGTTAGGCTATGCTGTGGGGCCCGTCCCCTGCCTGGTGGGTGTCCAGCCCCGTGACGGGCTGTGCGTGGGACCACCCTTCACTCCTGGGCCCAGCAGCCCGGGGGGCGTCCTCACCCCAGCGGCTCGGAGGCAGGGGGCACGCGGCCCTTCCTGTGGGTGGTTTTGGGGTAGAGGCCGAAGATCACAGGTGACAGGGAGCCACACGGGGAGACGGTGCCATTcctcggggcggggcggggggtctaCACCGAGCACCCCCTGCGCATTCCACGTGGAGGGACGCGGGGTCTTTGTCCACCGGGAACCGGGTGTCCTGGCCCCGCCGAGCAGGGGCCTCCAGCCGGCGCCGGGCCGCACCGCGCGTCCCGGGTGCTGGCATGGGCTCTGCCGACTTCACGGGCGCTGGTGTCTGCCAGGCTTACCCGCCCTGGCTTCCCACGGGCGCCTCTGTTTCAGACAACACTTGGATCGCGTGCGGCTTCGAGAACTGTCGGAAGCGGAGGTCCGGCGACACCAGGAGGCCAGGCCGCCCCTGCTGACGTCCAAGCTCCGCTTCGTCCCCAAGCCCGGCGGGCTGCGGCCCATCGCGAACATGGGCTACGTCGTGGGAGCCAGGACGTCACGCGGAGACAAGAAGGTCACCGCTTCTGTCGTGTCTGGGGCAAAGCGCATTTGAACCCCGGGCCCTGTGGGTGTAGTCAGAGCCCCGGCGGGGCCGGTGGCCACGCTGAGGCCGTGGGACGGCGGGGCGCCGTGGACGGGCCAGGGCTCCGGGTCCAGAGCGGGGCCTCCCAGGAAGCCCAGTCCTGCGAGGTGCTGGCCGGCCTTCGGGAACCCTCCGTGTCCCTGGCTCCTGGAATCCCTGGGCGCGGGGACGGTGTGTTctgcgggggcagggggcagggggaccGTGTGATGGCTGTCACCCCCCTGCTGGGGTCCCGAGGACCCTGTGGGACCTCATCCCCATGACTGCTCCCCCCACGGCGCCTCTGCGTCACCAGCAGCTCTCACCCCTTGCACGCGCCTCCCTGTGGCATTTGGGGGAGATGTGGGGTGATTCCACCATTCGAAAGAGAAGCTGTTGTTTTTGAT is a genomic window of Hippopotamus amphibius kiboko isolate mHipAmp2 chromosome 15, mHipAmp2.hap2, whole genome shotgun sequence containing:
- the TERT gene encoding telomerase reverse transcriptase isoform X2, which produces MPRAPRCRAVRALLRDRYRLVLPLAAFVRRLGPEGRRLVRRGDPAAFRALVAQCLVCVPWDAQPPPAAPSFRQVSCLKELVARVVQRLCERGARNVLAFGFALLDGARGGPPVAFTTSVRRYLPNTVTDTLRGSGAWGLLLRRLGDDVLTHLLARCALYLLVPPSCAYQVCGPPLYDLCPAGAAGTRPGLALPRRAWDGGHAEAGAPRERPAQGARRRPGSAGARPPPAKRRRRGLGPERGPEGQAPGPRPCAETKQFLYGSGSRERLRRSFLLCSLPASLAGARRLVETIFLGSKARPPGARRGARRLPARYWRMRPLFRELLENHARCPYGALLRAHCPLRARVSPAAPRGQGSPEGPAAPPEADAGSRRLLQLLRQHSSAWQVYGLLRACLRRLVPAGLWGSRHNERRFLRTVKKLLSLGKHGKLSPQELTWKMKVQDCAWLRGSSGARCIPAAEHRLREAVLGRFLCWLMGVYVVELLRAFFYVTETTFQKNRLLFFRKRIWSQLQHIGVRQHLDRVRLRELSEAEVRRHQEARPPLLTSKLRFVPKPGGLRPIANMGYVVGARTSRGDKKAQHLTSQVKTLFAVLNYERVQRPGLLGASVLGLDDIHRAWRAFVLPLRARGPAPPLYFVKVDVAGAYDALPQDRLVEVVANVIRPHENSYCVRQYAVVRRAARGHVRKSFKTHVSTFTDLQAYMRQFVEHLQAAGSLRDAVVIEQSCSLNEAGSSLFELFLRLVHNHVVRIGGRSYVQCQGVPQGSILSTLLCSLCYGDMESRLLPDIQRDGVLLRLVDDFLLVTPHLTQAKAFLRTLVRGVPEYGCLANLRKTVVNFPVEDGALGGAAPLQLPAHCLFPWCGLLLDTRTLEVRCDHASYARTSIRASLTFNQGFKAGRNMRRKLLAVLRLKCHGLFLDLQVNSLETVFTNVYKIFLLQAYRFHACVLQLPFHQPVGRNPSFFLRLVADTASRCYALLLARNAGMALGAQGAGGPFPSEAAHWLCLHAFLLKLARHRAAYSRLLGALRAARARLCRRLPRATLAALEAAADPALPADFKTILD
- the TERT gene encoding telomerase reverse transcriptase isoform X7 yields the protein MPRAPRCRAVRALLRDRYRLVLPLAAFVRRLGPEGRRLVRRGDPAAFRALVAQCLVCVPWDAQPPPAAPSFRQVSCLKELVARVVQRLCERGARNVLAFGFALLDGARGGPPVAFTTSVRRYLPNTVTDTLRGSGAWGLLLRRLGDDVLTHLLARCALYLLVPPSCAYQVCGPPLYDLCPAGAAGTRPGLALPRRAWDGGHAEAGAPRERPAQGARRRPGSAGARPPPAKRRRRGLGPERGPEGQAPGPRPCAETKQFLYGSGSRERLRRSFLLCSLPASLAGARRLVETIFLGSKARPPGARRGARRLPARYWRMRPLFRELLENHARCPYGALLRAHCPLRARVSPAAPRGQGSPEGPAAPPEADAGSRRLLQLLRQHSSAWQVYGLLRACLRRLVPAGLWGSRHNERRFLRTVKKLLSLGKHGKLSPQELTWKMKVQDCAWLRGSSGARCIPAAEHRLREAVLGRFLCWLMGVYVVELLRAFFYVTETTFQKNRLLFFRKRIWSQLQHIGVRQHLDRVRLRELSEAEVRRHQEARPPLLTSKLRFVPKPGGLRPIANMGYVVGARTSRGDKKAQHLTSQVKTLFAVLNYERVQRPGLLGASVLGLDDIHRAWRAFVLPLRARGPAPPLYFVKVDVAGAYDALPQDRLVEVVANVIRPHENSYCVRQYAVVRRAARGHVRKSFKTHVSTFTDLQAYMRQFVEHLQAAGSLRDAVVIEQSCSLNEAGSSLFELFLRLVHNHVVRIGGRSYVQCQGVPQGSILSTLLCSLCYGDMESRLLPDIQRDGYGPTRRGCCFARGRFVFLVLDVDGAAPFLLVTAHGRWPAGLERGVTWLPAWPPGGPALSSRAPGPIAGPLLDAPG
- the TERT gene encoding telomerase reverse transcriptase isoform X5; this encodes MPRAPRCRAVRALLRDRYRLVLPLAAFVRRLGPEGRRLVRRGDPAAFRALVAQCLVCVPWDAQPPPAAPSFRQVSCLKELVARVVQRLCERGARNVLAFGFALLDGARGGPPVAFTTSVRRYLPNTVTDTLRGSGAWGLLLRRLGDDVLTHLLARCALYLLVPPSCAYQVCGPPLYDLCPAGAAGTRPGLALPRRAWDGGHAEAGAPRERPAQGARRRPGSAGARPPPAKRRRRGLGPERGPEGQAPGPRPCAETKQFLYGSGSRERLRRSFLLCSLPASLAGARRLVETIFLGSKARPPGARRGARRLPARYWRMRPLFRELLENHARCPYGALLRAHCPLRARVSPAAPRGQGSPEGPAAPPEADAGSRRLLQLLRQHSSAWQVYGLLRACLRRLVPAGLWGSRHNERRFLRTVKKLLSLGKHGKLSPQELTWKMKVQDCAWLRGSSGARCIPAAEHRLREAVLGRFLCWLMGVYVVELLRAFFYVTETTFQKNRLLFFRKRIWSQLQHIGVRQHLDRVRLRELSEAEVRRHQEARPPLLTSKLRFVPKPGGLRPIANMGYVVGARTSRGDKKAQHLTSQVKTLFAVLNYERVQRPGLLGASVLGLDDIHRAWRAFVLPLRARGPAPPLYFVKVDVAGAYDALPQDRLVEVVANVIRPHENSYCVRQYAVVRRAARGHVRKSFKTHVSTFTDLQAYMRQFVEHLQAAGSLRDAVVIEQSCSLNEAGSSLFELFLRLVHNHVVRIGGRVLLRLVDDFLLVTPHLTQAKAFLRTLVRGVPEYGCLANLRKTVVNFPVEDGALGGAAPLQLPAHCLFPWCGLLLDTRTLEVRCDHASYARTSIRASLTFNQGFKAGRNMRRKLLAVLRLKCHGLFLDLQVNSLETVFTNVYKIFLLQAYRFHACVLQLPFHQPVGRNPSFFLRLVADTASRCYALLLARNAGMALGAQGAGGPFPSEAAHWLCLHAFLLKLARHRAAYSRLLGALRAARARLCRRLPRATLAALEAAADPALPADFKTILD